The bacterium genome contains the following window.
TTCATCTCGCTACCACCAGTTGATCCCCTGGATGCCCATGGCCGGGAGCACGAACTCCAGGACGAAGAGCGATATGCTCGCGTAAACGCCGGCCATCACGTCGTCCAGCACCACGCCCTTGCCGTCCGAGAAACGGCGTTCGATCCAGCGGACCGGCGGGGGTTTTACGATGTCGAATATGCGGAAGAGCACGAAGCCCACCACCGCGAGCGCGAACGACGGCCGATGAAAGGCCATGGTGACCAGGAGGCCGGCGACCTCATCGATCACCACCTGCGGCGGGTCGACCTCTTCGAAGATCGACTGCGCGCGGCCGGCGACCCAGATCGCGAATATGATGAAGGTGACTGTGAAGATCGCGTACGACAGCGGCGGAAGCGTGCGCACGAGCCAGTATAGCCCCAGCCCGACGACGGTGCCCCATGTGCCGGGGGCGAGCGGTATGCGGCCGACGAAGCAGCCAGTGGCGAAGAATGCGATCGCGTGCTTTATCAAGTGCTGCCCTCCATTTATCAGCGGGCGACGCTATCACCAGATGGCCCGGTTGACAACGGCGAACAATGCACATGCTGTGCCAATAAAAATCCTTTATTTATCAAAGAACCTTGAAAAAGAGGTGCTGCGAATCGCAGCAGGCATGACGAATTTCATCCATGCGCCGTTCACTTATCAATAAGTATTTATTTTAGTATTTATTTGAAATGTGAACGCCTCGCTGGTAGAGCCAAAACCGTGGCAAAGCCCAGGACCATATTCTCCTGCCAGAAATGCGGCGCGCAGTCTTCCCGATGGGTGGGCCGCTGCGCCGAATGCGGCGACTGGAACACCTACGTCGAGGAGCGCGAGAACCCGGAGCCCAAAAACCAGCGCTCCTTTGCCGAACCATCCAGACCCTGTGCGCTGGCCGATATCCCATCCGGCGAGGGCAGCCACGTTCCCACCGGCATCGGGGAGCTCGACCGCGCGCTCGGCTCAGGCTACGTGCCGGGCGGGGTGACGCTCATCGGCGGCGACCCGGGCATCGGCAAGTCCACCATAGTCATGCAGGCGCTGGACAAGATCGCCGCCGCAGGCGGCAGCACGCTCTATGTCTCGGGCGAGGAGAGCGCCTCCCAGATAAAGCTGCGCGCGGAGCGCATGGGACTCGCGGGCCACGGCCTCTCGGTCCTC
Protein-coding sequences here:
- a CDS encoding DNA repair protein RadA; translated protein: MAKPRTIFSCQKCGAQSSRWVGRCAECGDWNTYVEERENPEPKNQRSFAEPSRPCALADIPSGEGSHVPTGIGELDRALGSGYVPGGVTLIGGDPGIGKSTIVMQALDKIAAAGGSTLYVSGEESASQIKLRAERMGLAGHGLSVLTENCVERILDQLHNTKPAIVAIDSIQTMFTGDLASAPGSIGQVRESAAKILDHAKRMGVATFLVGHVTKDGAIAGPKVLEHMVDTVLYFEGERGHSFRILRAIK
- a CDS encoding phosphatidylglycerophosphatase A, coding for MIKHAIAFFATGCFVGRIPLAPGTWGTVVGLGLYWLVRTLPPLSYAIFTVTFIIFAIWVAGRAQSIFEEVDPPQVVIDEVAGLLVTMAFHRPSFALAVVGFVLFRIFDIVKPPPVRWIERRFSDGKGVVLDDVMAGVYASISLFVLEFVLPAMGIQGINWW